GGCCATCGCCTGGGTCATCGCCATCTCCATCTCCCTGCCCCCTCTCTTCTGGAGGCAGGTAAAGGCGGAGGAACTGACCAGCTGCAGCGTCAATACGGACCATATTTTCTATACCATATACTCAACTTTTGGAGCTTTCTACATCCCCACCCTGCTCCTTATTGTCCTCTATGGACGGATTTACGTCGAAGCTCGGAAAAGAATCCTGAAGCAGTCCCCCAAAAGGGTGGGGAAGCGGCTCACCTCCGCGCACCTGGTCACCAACTCCCCGGGATCCGTCGCGTCCACTAACTCTCTGCAGTGCGGGAGGCACGACACTCTGTCCAGCGACACCGGCTCTTCGGCCAGTGAGAACCAAGTGAAAGTGACGGTGTCGGACGCGCTTTTGGAGAAAAAGCGCATTTCGGcagccagagagagaaaagCCACGAAAACTTTGGGAATTATCCTCGGTGCTTACATCGTTTGCTGGCTACCGTTTTTCATTTACACCCTGGTGGTCGCGACGTGCGAGACGTGTTTCATTCCCGAGTTATTCGACTTTTTCACGTGGCTGGGATACCTGAACTCGCTCATCAACCCGATCATCTACACAATGTCAAACGAGGACTTCAAGAAAGCCTTCCATAAACTTGTGCGCTTTAACTGCAGGTCAAGAACGAATCAGATGTAATTTATTATCATATTTATTCTTTGGCATAAAAGTTTTgaattgtatttaaaaaaaaatatatatatatataggagaCCTAACGACGCCCTACCATGCGCATAGACAGGTAGCGGCATCAACACCCGAAGAAAAAGCATGTGGTCAATAAATGTCAAATAAACGAACTGCTGCACTTGTTCCCACCGCCCAGAGCTTGCTTTCatccagaaaaagaaagccTTTGTTCAGCACAAACCTTCAATTTCGAGCGAAATCCCAAGTTTTACGCATGGCGCAAATCCCTTAATCTGGTTACATAAAACGCCCCCGTGGGTAAATATGCTCCATCGTCAATAGGTGAATTTATTGCTGTGGTGTTCGTATCTTGTAAGCATTTCTGGATCATACGTCGATGCTCTGTGTTTCTATGCGATGAAAAGCCATTAATGCAGAAGCAGCATACTGATAACGCATATCAGAATAAAGATAAGGCAAAAGGGAGCCTCAGTTCATGTGCGACGAGTACAAATCTATCAACTATCATTTCATTTACAGTCTTTGCGCAAAACGGAAATGTCAGTTTTAGAATTGaaaccaccccccacccccagaatATTGCTGAACATCTAACCTGCGCTGCTACAGTTTTTATCTACAGGATGTTATTTTCATGTTTGCCATCTAATGGTTAAAGGAGCTGAAGCCAGCTATAAAGGAGAGCTATAAAATGCTGTGGATTTGTCAGCATTGTGTTATATAAAGGCATGATGTTCCATTCGCAGATGCAGTGCAATAAAGAAGTATTTCCTTAACTTGGGTGCGAGTTTCAATGCAGCTTTAAGTCGCAATGGTGgtcagaaatgtcagatttatgTCAGCTTTATCAAGCGACAGCCAATGTCTGCCATCTTGCAGGGAAGGAGGATGTGAGCAGTCAGAGGCTGTCACGGCCAGGAGTGACTGTGGGCAATGTTTCCACACACACGCGGGGAAACTCCCGTGTCATCACACATGTATCCTGCAGAGTCCCTTCAGCCTCTCACATGTACAGTTTCATGCGTGTAAAATAAGCGGGCAGTCAGTCGATGCAGTGTATTTATGATTCTAATGCTTTCACTGCTGTAGGTTAGGGGAAAGCATTCAGCAGACGTCCACAGATTACCCAAGTAGTAAAGATTAATCAGGCGATCTGATACCACACAAGCACATCTTTAATCGGGcattctccctcttcctttatACGAAAGAAAAACCACAATAAAATGATGTGGCCTGCTGTGTCACGGGCGGCAAGGTCACTGTTTCAAGGTCATAACGAACTCACTGTTGCAACTAAAAAGACCGATTTGAATAGAACTAAACTacaaaataaccccccccccccccacacacacacacacattgttacCTCGAAATAACAGCCTGTGAGCATCCAAGGCCAGTTTAAACCTCAAATCACACAAATCTCTTTTGCTGCAGGTATATCAAGGAGATTCGGCCACGCAGCCATATACGCACGTATGACGGGAGATGCTGTAAATCCCTGCTCTAATGCATAAAATCTGCAAAGCTCCTCTGTAACATATTGGATATTTGAATCCATATCAGCAGGACGGCATGCATTTGAATACACCCTGGTGAATAAACACATTCAGCCCGGTAGAAATTAGATGCGGTGATTGCACACAATGGTGGATTTATGCAACTGATGCTGTTCCCTTCCCTTCAGGTGCATCACAGAACACATGATTATTTTCTTGACGTGCAATGATTCTTCCTCTCCTGTAAGGTGAACGCGCCGGCTCGGCACAGGAGCGAAGGACACTGCTGAGGCGCTGGCAAGCCAGTGGGGCAGAACACATGTATAATGAACCTATAAAATATGCTTTTAATGAATGGAGTTTGGGTGTACAGGTTCATCAACAAGAGCCGAGCTGCCTTTAATAATGCGCCTTTCCAAGGGGACAACCTTCGACCTTGAGTGGAAGAAAAGCAAgtcagaagaaggaaaagaagacaaCGGTTTGTATTAATCAAAGATCTTTTGTCACTCAAAGGGATTGGAGAGTTTTG
Above is a genomic segment from Takifugu rubripes chromosome 2, fTakRub1.2, whole genome shotgun sequence containing:
- the htr1b gene encoding 5-hydroxytryptamine receptor 1B, with the protein product MERSGQIEPTQPVNTSNDSILSLADSSTAAISAESVAYQISLAVILSLITLATTLSNAFVIATISHSKKLQTPANFLIASLAVTDLLVSILVMPICVLYTVIHTWTLGQIVCDIWLSSDITCCTASILHLCVIALDRYWAITDAVEYSKKRTPGRAAGMVAIAWVIAISISLPPLFWRQVKAEELTSCSVNTDHIFYTIYSTFGAFYIPTLLLIVLYGRIYVEARKRILKQSPKRVGKRLTSAHLVTNSPGSVASTNSLQCGRHDTLSSDTGSSASENQVKVTVSDALLEKKRISAARERKATKTLGIILGAYIVCWLPFFIYTLVVATCETCFIPELFDFFTWLGYLNSLINPIIYTMSNEDFKKAFHKLVRFNCRSRTNQM